In Enoplosus armatus isolate fEnoArm2 chromosome 2, fEnoArm2.hap1, whole genome shotgun sequence, one DNA window encodes the following:
- the anxa5b gene encoding annexin A5b isoform X1, producing the protein MASRGTVKASGNFNASADAEVLYKAMKGLGTDEDAILQLLTTRSNFQRQEIKAAYKTLFGKDLISDLKGELGGKFEALIVALMTPPIAYDVTSLRNAIKGAGTDEKVLVEILASRTPQQVKDIVAAYRQEYDDDLEEDVSGDTSGHFKRLLVILLQANRQKGIQEGNIESDAQVLFKAGEQKFGTDEQSFVTILGNRSAEHLRKVFDTYMKMSGYEMEESIKRETSGALRDLLLAVVKCARSVPAYFAETLYYAMKGAGTDDNTLIRVMASRSEVDLLDIRAEFRRLFACSLFSMIKGDTGGDYRKALLLLCGGDDA; encoded by the exons ATG GCCAGCAGAGGAACTGTGAAAGCCAGTGGAAACTTCAATGCCAGTGCGGATGCTGAGGTCCTGTACAAGGCCATGAAAGGGCTGG GGACCGACGAAGATGCCATCTTGCAGCTGTTGACGACTCGCAGCAACTTCCAGAGGCAGGAGATCAAGGCCGCCTACAAAACTTTGTTTGGAAAG GATCTGATAAGTGACCTGAAGGGAGAGCTGGGTGGCAAATTTGAGGCCCTGATCGTGGCTCTGATGACCCCACCCATCGCTTACGATGTGACATCCCTCCGCAACGCCATCAAG GGGGCAGGAACTGACGAGAAGGTCCTGGTGGAGATCCTGGCCTCCAGAACACCTCAGCAGGTGAAGGACATCGTAGCTGCTTATAgacaag AGTATGATGACGACCTGGAGGAGGACGTGTCTGGTGACACTTCAGGTCACTTCAAGAGACTCCTGGTTATTCTGCTGCAG GCGAACAGGCAGAAGGGGATCCAGGAGGGGAACATCGAGAGTGATGCTCAG GTCCTCTTCAAGGCAGGAGAGCAGAAGTTCGGCACTGATGAACAATCATTTGTCACCATCCTGGGAAACCGGAGCGCAGAACATCTTAGGAAAG TATTTGACACTTACATGAAGATGTCTGGATACGAGATGGAGGAGAGCATTAAGAGGGAAACATCGGGAGCCCTGAGAGATCTGCTGCTCGCCGTGG tgaaGTGTGCAAGGAGCGTTCCAGCCTATTTTGCTGAGACCCTGTACTATGCGATGAAG ggTGCAGGAACTGATGACAACACCCTGATCCGAGTGATGGCGAGTCGCAGTGAGGTGGACCTGTTGGACATCAGAGCTGAGTTCAGGCGGTTGTTTGCCTGCTCTCTGTTTTCCATGatcaag GGAGATACCGGCGGTGACTACAGAAAGGCCttactgctgctctgtggtggagatgacgcgtaa
- the anxa5b gene encoding annexin A5b isoform X2 yields the protein MLQASRGTVKASGNFNASADAEVLYKAMKGLGTDEDAILQLLTTRSNFQRQEIKAAYKTLFGKDLISDLKGELGGKFEALIVALMTPPIAYDVTSLRNAIKGAGTDEKVLVEILASRTPQQVKDIVAAYRQEYDDDLEEDVSGDTSGHFKRLLVILLQANRQKGIQEGNIESDAQVLFKAGEQKFGTDEQSFVTILGNRSAEHLRKVFDTYMKMSGYEMEESIKRETSGALRDLLLAVVKCARSVPAYFAETLYYAMKGAGTDDNTLIRVMASRSEVDLLDIRAEFRRLFACSLFSMIKGDTGGDYRKALLLLCGGDDA from the exons ATGTTGCAGGCCAGCAGAGGAACTGTGAAAGCCAGTGGAAACTTCAATGCCAGTGCGGATGCTGAGGTCCTGTACAAGGCCATGAAAGGGCTGG GGACCGACGAAGATGCCATCTTGCAGCTGTTGACGACTCGCAGCAACTTCCAGAGGCAGGAGATCAAGGCCGCCTACAAAACTTTGTTTGGAAAG GATCTGATAAGTGACCTGAAGGGAGAGCTGGGTGGCAAATTTGAGGCCCTGATCGTGGCTCTGATGACCCCACCCATCGCTTACGATGTGACATCCCTCCGCAACGCCATCAAG GGGGCAGGAACTGACGAGAAGGTCCTGGTGGAGATCCTGGCCTCCAGAACACCTCAGCAGGTGAAGGACATCGTAGCTGCTTATAgacaag AGTATGATGACGACCTGGAGGAGGACGTGTCTGGTGACACTTCAGGTCACTTCAAGAGACTCCTGGTTATTCTGCTGCAG GCGAACAGGCAGAAGGGGATCCAGGAGGGGAACATCGAGAGTGATGCTCAG GTCCTCTTCAAGGCAGGAGAGCAGAAGTTCGGCACTGATGAACAATCATTTGTCACCATCCTGGGAAACCGGAGCGCAGAACATCTTAGGAAAG TATTTGACACTTACATGAAGATGTCTGGATACGAGATGGAGGAGAGCATTAAGAGGGAAACATCGGGAGCCCTGAGAGATCTGCTGCTCGCCGTGG tgaaGTGTGCAAGGAGCGTTCCAGCCTATTTTGCTGAGACCCTGTACTATGCGATGAAG ggTGCAGGAACTGATGACAACACCCTGATCCGAGTGATGGCGAGTCGCAGTGAGGTGGACCTGTTGGACATCAGAGCTGAGTTCAGGCGGTTGTTTGCCTGCTCTCTGTTTTCCATGatcaag GGAGATACCGGCGGTGACTACAGAAAGGCCttactgctgctctgtggtggagatgacgcgtaa